GTCGATTCGTTATGAGGAGCGGTTGAAAACGAAAGTTCATTTGCATCCGGAGAGCAAGAATTTCAACATACCTCCTTTAATGATTCAGACATTAGTAGAAAACGGAATCAAACATGGGATTTCTAAATTGATTAACGGTGGAATTTTAGAGGTCGAAACAAATGTGAAAAATGATGTATTGAGAATTGATATTAAGAATAGTGGACAGTTGCAAGAGAAAGACGTCTCAGAAAATGGATTTGGAATTAAAAACACAAAACAACGATTACAATTGTTATACGGTAATGCGGCATCTCTTCATATTCGAAATTTAGATGCATCCACAGTGTTAACAGAATTAATCATTCCTAAAAGTATATTGAATTATGAAAGCAATATTGATCGATGATGAACGCTTGGCACGCCAAGAGCTCAAAAGTTTATTAGCCGCATATCCTGAGATTCAAATTGTAGGAGAAGCCAACAATGTTGAAACGGCAATCGAAAGCATTAAGCAATTGAAGCCGGATGTTATATTTTTAGATATTCAAATGCCCGGAAAAAATGGTTTTGAACTCCTGGAAGAAATTAGCGGTGTGCCGGAGGTTGTTTTTGTGACGGCCTATGATGAATACGCCATCAGAGCCTTTGAAGTAAATGCGTTGGATTATCTATTAAAGCCGGTGCAGTCGAATCGATTAGCTGAGACAGTAAAAAAAATTCTAAATAAGGAATCTGGTGATCGACAAGAATCGAAAGAATTGTCGCTTCCTCTAAATGATAGTGATCAAGTGTTTGTTAAAGATGGAGAAAAGTGTTGGTTTGTGAAGTTGAGTGATGTTCGTTTGTTTGAATCGGAAGGGAATTATGTTAGAATTTATTTTGACAAAAATCGGCCATTGATTCTGCGTTCTTTAAATAATTTGGATGAACGATTGAATAATAGAACATTTTTCAGAGCAAGCAGAAAGCATATTATCAATTTGAAATGGGTGGAGAGTATCGAAAGCTGGTTTAATGGTGGTTTAATGGTGAAGTTGAGAGGCGGTGAGCAAGTTGAAATTTCTAGAAGGCAAGCCGCAAAATTAAAAGATATGATGAGCCTTTGATTTTTATTGGTGGTGTTATTTCGTTATATTTGATTGAATGAAAAATGCTTGGCAAATTTATTTTTCGAGACCGAATAAGCGCATCTTGTTTTTTTTGACGCTGTTTTTTTTAGTTCTTACATTAACATCTTTTGTTTTTTTTCTTACCTATAATGAACACCGCGCAGGGTATCGATTTGATGATCCCATTTTAGAGCTTTTTCATCCGATTGCGGTTTCGGAAATCACATTCTTTATCACCTATTTTTTAGGAATTTACGGACTTATCATCTCCTTTCGCATGCCACAATTATTTGTCGGTTTGCTTCAAGCCTATATAATTATGACGCTGCTGAGAATGTTGTCTTTGTATGTGATTCCTTTAGAAGCTCCGTCAACAATCATTCCTCTGAAAGATACCTTTTTGCAATCGACATTTTACTCCGGAAGAGAGAATTTAAAAGATCTTTTTTTCTCCGGCCATACAGCAACTATATTTCTATTCGCATTTGTATTCCGAAAAAAGAAAACAAAATTATTGTTTTTTTGTGGTGCGACTTTTATTGGGGTGTTTTTGGTCGTACAGCATGTTCACTATAGTATTGACGTTTTAGCAGCTCCACTATTTGCTTATACCGCAGTGCTGATACAGAAAAAGTTAAGGTTAGATTGATTAGATTTCAGATTCGTCCTTATCTTCAAAATGTATTTCGTATGGAGAAACGATGAAGCCTATTAAACCAATCAAGCCTATTGCAACAAACGTTATAGGACTGAACAAAAAAGGGATGACAATTTCCATTTGTTTTTTATACAAAGAAACGGGGTGCGTATGATTGAATTTTTAAGAAGAGATTAACGAATTTCGATTTCTGTGTTAACAAATTGCTGTAGCTCCGGAAAAAAGGATTTGAATTCTTGTTCGAATAAGGGGTAGTGCTCTTTTAAATCGTGAATGGCGTGTTCCATGTTGGAAACAAAACTTGCTCTCCGCGACATACCTTTTAATACACGATCAATCCCATCCAAATGAGCGTAGGCTGATAGTATATTATACTCCAGCATGTATTTTGTAAATAACTGTGATTTCAAAGGAAATGTATGTTTGTTTTGCTCAATGATGGAGTAAACGTTTTGTGTGTACAAATGGAGCGATTGGTTTGAATACGTTTCCCAATTTGCGGCTAAATAATGATCATAGTAGATGTCAACGATAACACTTGCATATTTTCTGTATTTGGGTCTTAGTCGTTCTTTGCTGGTTTCAACAATCGGGTGGGCATCGGTAAATGTATCTATTTTACGATGTAATAGAATCCCTTTTTGAACTTCTTCAGAAAAATTATAGATTGAGCTCCCTTTTACCGAATCGGCTATAAAATTGCCAATAATCAAGCCTTCTGATTCCCCTGATAAGTATAGATGAGACAAAAAATTCATTTGAGTTTCAAAATGTTTAGTAAATTTAAGTAATTTAATGTGATATGCGTTGGCTTAATAAACTTATTGTTCCGCTTATTGTTTTCATTGCTGTTTTATCAGCAAATAATATTCAATGGGGTGGAAATCATTGGAAAGATATTATTGAAGCTGATGGCAAAGGATATTATGCACATTTACCCGCTGTATTTATTTTCAATGATTTAAACTTTTCTTTTTTTGATTCGATTGAAAAAAAACACCCTAATCCAGCTATTTATTACGACTACAGAGTAAATGTAGCTGGTAAAACATGCAATAAATATTTTTCTGGGACAGCGTTAGCTATGAGTCCTTTCTTTCTGATTGCTCATTGGAGTGCTGGATTTCTGGGTTTCGAAAAAGATGGTTATTCCAAAATATACCTTATATCAATAAGCTTTGCAGCTATTTTTTATTTATGGTTGGGGTTGTACTATTTAAAAAAGTTATTGCATGAATTCAGCTCGAATGGTTCACTCATTAGTTTTTTACTTGTTATTTTTACATTTGGAACCAATTTGTTTTATTATGCAGTTTGTGAGCCAGCAATGTCGCACATTTATTCTTTTGCCTTTATCACTGCGTTTGTTTTTTATTCGAAAAAATATTTTGAATCTCCCAACTCAAAATCTGTTTTGCTACTTTCATTTTTTCTTGGAGTGATTGTCTTGATTCGGCCTGTAAATGGGATATTGGTTTTTGTTTTACCATTTCTTACTTTCAACTGGTTTGTTTTTGTTTCGGGAGTCAATTTTTTATTTAAAAGATATTGGATTTTCTTACTTTCCATTTTAATTTTAGTTTCAATTGTAGGTTTACAATTGATAATTTACAAAATTCAGACAGGGCAGTTTTTTGTTGATGCCTACGGTGATGAATCTTTTAATTGGCTTTCACCTCATTTAATTGATTTTTTATTCAGCTATAAGAAAGGACTGTTTCTGTATACACCTATATTGCTATTGAGTGTTTATGGATTTATAGTTTTATATAAGAAAAGTAAGTATCGTTTTTACACGCTTACTTTTTTTATATTGTTGTTATTTTATATTTTATCTTCTTGGTGGAATTGGTGGTATGGAGGGAGTTTCGGAACAAGAGTGTTGGTGGAATATTATTCTTTATTTGTTCTGTTGCTTCTGTTTGTAATTGAAAGTATTCACTGGTTGAAAGGGAAAACTGTATTTTTCTCTATATTGGTAGTGTTTATGATAGTTTCTCAGATTCAAATGTATCAATACCGTTATTATCATATTCATTGGGAGAAAATGGATAAAAAGCATTATTGGAATTGTTTTTTGAGGGTTGATCTATTGGCTAAAGAAATTAACCCAAACAAAGATTTATTGGAATAACGGGCTATAATTTTTTGGCTTTATTCCAATACACATCCATTTCGGCTAAGGTCATATCACTAAGCGGTTTCCCGATCTTTGCCGCCTCTGATTCCAGGTATTGAAAGCGCTTGATGAATTTTTTATTTGTTCTTTCTAAGGCGTCTTCCGCATTGATATTTACAAAACGAGCATAGTTAATTAAAGAAAACAATACATCTCCAAACTCATCTTCTATTTTCTCTTTCGATGCATTGGTGTCTATTTCGTGTTTCAATTCAGCAATTTCTTCCTGAACTTTTTCCCATACTTGTTCGGGTTTTTCCCAGTCGAATCCAACAGCACGGGCCTTTTCCTGAATCCGAGATGCTTTAATTAGGGAAGGTAAAGATTTAGGAACCCCGGCTAAAACGGATTTATTTCCTTCTTTTAGTTTCAGTTTTTCCCAATTTTCCTTCACATCTTGTTCATTTTCTACTTTCACATCTCCATATATATGAGGGTGTCGGCTAATTAATTTTTCACACAAAGCGTTGATTACATCAGCGATATCGAATTCGTTTGTTTCGGAAGCAATACGTGCATAAAAAACAATGTGCAACAAAACGTCTCCCAATTCTTTTTTAATGTTAGGTAAGTCATTGTCTAAAATCGCATCGGCTAACTCGTAGGTTTCTTCAATTGTTAAATGGCGCAAGGATTCGATTGTTTGCTTTTTGTCCCAAGGACATTTTTCTCGCAATTCATCCATAATTATCAATAATCGCTCAAATGCCTTTCGTTTTTCTTCCATATTCGTTTTTGTCATGATATTCTTTAAATATCAGCTAAAATAAGCATTATTCAAATCAAATTAGAATGTGTTTTAGCCAATATTTTTAATAATTTTGCAATTCAATGTTTACTTTAAAGAAAATAATTAAAGCACGGTTTTATTGCTGTTTTGAGTTTGTTCTTAATACAAACTTCCGGTGTGGCTCAAGGTCGACCTAAAGAAGATTTTATTCTTATGGGAGATGCGCATGTTGGTTATATCATTAGCCATCGAGGAAGTATCGTCCATTTAATTAAAGGCCAAATTGGAGGAGGAGAGCTTACTTATGTTTTTAGAACCTGTGGTAAAAGATCCTGGCAGCCGATTCATGCTTTCCCGGAGTTTGGATTAAGCTATATGCATCTCTATCTCGCCAATCCTTCTGAGATTGGGAATCTGGATGCCCTTTATCCATACATGAATTTAAGATTGAATAAGCAGAAGCGGAACTTTAAAATGTATTTGCGTTTAGGGTTGGGTATTGCAAATATGTCGAAACCTTTTGATCGCCTTACAAATTCAAAAAACAACGCTATTGGTTCTCATATAAACGGATATGTGAATATTCGTTTAAGCTCGTCCTATATGTTGAGTAAATCATGGCGCCTGGATTCAGGGATTGGTTTAACCCATGCATCCAATGGAGCGATAAAAACGCCAAATTTAGGTTTAAACATGGCCACTTTAAATTTGGGTGTGGGTTATGTATTCGGAAATAAAAATCTGGAAATGTGTAAGGATTCGGTGATGCCGAAAATCAAAAAAAGATGGCATCCTTCTGTAATTGGGATTGTAGGATTTAAAGAACTAGAGCAACCTTTAGGAAATAAATATATGGCTTATGGATTAAGTGGAAACTTATATTATTCGGCAAGTTATAAGAACAGATTTGGCACCGGAGTCGAATTTGTATATAGTAATGAAACGAGAGTGAAGTTAGAAAGAGATTCGGCATCTACTGAGCGAATAAAAGATGTGCTTAAAATAGGTGTGAAGGCAGGTTATTCTTTTAACATCGATCGAATTTCAATTCCCATCGATTTTGGATATTATGTTTTTCAGAATGATAATTTAAAAGAAAAATTCTTTCATAGGCTGGGAGTTCGATACATGGTTACAAAGCATGTGATTGCAAATGTAACGCTTTATACTCATTGGGCAAAAGCCGATTATTTTGAATGGGGTTTAGGATATGAATTTTAACGAAAATAAAGAATGAGATTTTTAACGTTTATTTCAGTTGTTTTTATTTTATTTTCTTCCTGCAAAAAGGAAAATAGATGCGATTGCATTAAACGCACAGGGCCAATCATTACTGAAATCAGAACTGTTCCTCCTTTTAACAGGATATTTACTGAACAAGATGTAGATGTATTTATTACGGAGGATGTGGTTTCTGAGGTAAAGGTAGAAGCCGGAGAAAATATTGCTCCTTTAGTTGAGACAGTTGTAGAGGACGGAATATTAATTATTCGGAATAAGAACCGATGTAATTGGACCAGAAGTTATAAGAAACCATTAAACGTTTATATAAAAACTCCTGGGTTGAAATATATACATTCCAATGGTAGTGGAAACATAAAATCGCTCAACACCATTTCTGTGGATTCGTTTGATGTTCAAATTGAAGGTGCTGGAGACATTGACTTAACAGTAAACAATAATAAAGTCATTTCTCATATATATGGAATAGGAAATTTAACCTTGCGAGGAAATACAAATGAACACGCTTGTAGCATAGGAGGATCCTCTTTTTTATATGCTTCTGAATTGAATACAGGGTATACTTACCTTCATACCTTTACACTGGGTTTGAGCTATATTAAGGCATCGGGTTTATTAATTTATAGGATTGATAACAAAGGAGATGTATATTGCTACGGAAATCCTGCCTCAATTCAGGAGGCCGGGAGGGATGGAACAGGTGTTTTACACATTCAATAACGAATCAGTATGTTTAAATGGAATAAAATAAAAATTCATTATTTGCTTCGGCTGACCGTTTTTTGGTTTTTATTTTTTGCACTTTTTCGAATTATTTTTATTGTCTACCATCATGCTAAGATACCTGATGGCCAGCACTCAGAAACGAGTTTGAGTTTTTTATATGCACTTCAACTAGATTTGGCAACTATCAGTTTGATGTTGGTGGTGCCATATATTTTATGGTCGTTTCAGCAGTTTTATAAGAACAAATGGTTGCATCAAATCAATTTGGGTTATAATATTTTGTTGATTTCAATGGTTTCTGTTCTGAGTATATTCAACATTAAAATTTATGGCGAATACGGAGCCATGATGGATACGGAAGATTTGGTCTATTTAGTTTATCCGAAAGAAGCGGTTACTTTTTTGTCGGTTTGGTCGTTATTACTTTTGTTAGCTTCTGCCGGTTTTTTTGCATACATCGGCATTCGAACTTATCGCAGAAATATCACGAGCTTTTCTCTCCCTTTTGAAAATAAAACAATTAAAATCGCTCAGATTGTTCTTTTTCCTATTTGTTTGTTTTTGGGTGTTACATTTGGCTCAGGGGCAATAACAGAAAATGCGAAAGGCGTTAATTATTCGCATATCAAAATCAATAATGATATCGCTACCAATAACATTTGGTATTTAGGGAATAGTATTTGCAATAGAAAAAATACCCAACTATTAAACGACCACCTGAATGAGCAATAAGTCGGTGCATATTTTTTTTTATACATTATTCCTCAGCATATGCTTTGTTCACTATTCGTTTGCCCAAAAAGATAAGAAAGTTAGTTTGTGGAAGTCGTTGAATACTCCTACCGCAAAAGATAGTGCTGCCGATGATTATTATAACGACAATACACTTCGTTATGAAGATTATGTTTACAAAAAAAGTATTAAAACGGTTGAACTTCGTGATGAGAGTTTTATTTTGACAAAAGCTATTTTAAGTTTGGGTTCTGAAGAAAAATTAAAATTGAGTTTTGATGATTTAGATGCCGATTTAAAGAACTATTCGTATACCATTATTCATTGTAATTCAAATTGGGAGCCTTCTGATTTAATGCCCAATGAATACATTGACGGCTTTATCGAAAATTCAATCAACGATTATCGTTATTCTTTTAATACGTTGCAAAAATACACACATTATAACGTTACATTTCCGAATAGCTCTTTGCGCATAACTAAATCTGGGAATTATCTTTTAAAAGTATATCAGGATAATAATCCGGAGAATCTGATATTAACGAGACGGTTTATGGTT
This Bacteroidota bacterium DNA region includes the following protein-coding sequences:
- a CDS encoding response regulator transcription factor, whose translation is MKAILIDDERLARQELKSLLAAYPEIQIVGEANNVETAIESIKQLKPDVIFLDIQMPGKNGFELLEEISGVPEVVFVTAYDEYAIRAFEVNALDYLLKPVQSNRLAETVKKILNKESGDRQESKELSLPLNDSDQVFVKDGEKCWFVKLSDVRLFESEGNYVRIYFDKNRPLILRSLNNLDERLNNRTFFRASRKHIINLKWVESIESWFNGGLMVKLRGGEQVEISRRQAAKLKDMMSL
- a CDS encoding phosphatase PAP2 family protein yields the protein MKNAWQIYFSRPNKRILFFLTLFFLVLTLTSFVFFLTYNEHRAGYRFDDPILELFHPIAVSEITFFITYFLGIYGLIISFRMPQLFVGLLQAYIIMTLLRMLSLYVIPLEAPSTIIPLKDTFLQSTFYSGRENLKDLFFSGHTATIFLFAFVFRKKKTKLLFFCGATFIGVFLVVQHVHYSIDVLAAPLFAYTAVLIQKKLRLD
- a CDS encoding DUF479 domain-containing protein, which encodes MNFLSHLYLSGESEGLIIGNFIADSVKGSSIYNFSEEVQKGILLHRKIDTFTDAHPIVETSKERLRPKYRKYASVIVDIYYDHYLAANWETYSNQSLHLYTQNVYSIIEQNKHTFPLKSQLFTKYMLEYNILSAYAHLDGIDRVLKGMSRRASFVSNMEHAIHDLKEHYPLFEQEFKSFFPELQQFVNTEIEIR
- the mazG gene encoding nucleoside triphosphate pyrophosphohydrolase — its product is MEEKRKAFERLLIIMDELREKCPWDKKQTIESLRHLTIEETYELADAILDNDLPNIKKELGDVLLHIVFYARIASETNEFDIADVINALCEKLISRHPHIYGDVKVENEQDVKENWEKLKLKEGNKSVLAGVPKSLPSLIKASRIQEKARAVGFDWEKPEQVWEKVQEEIAELKHEIDTNASKEKIEDEFGDVLFSLINYARFVNINAEDALERTNKKFIKRFQYLESEAAKIGKPLSDMTLAEMDVYWNKAKKL
- a CDS encoding acyloxyacyl hydrolase; protein product: MFLIQTSGVAQGRPKEDFILMGDAHVGYIISHRGSIVHLIKGQIGGGELTYVFRTCGKRSWQPIHAFPEFGLSYMHLYLANPSEIGNLDALYPYMNLRLNKQKRNFKMYLRLGLGIANMSKPFDRLTNSKNNAIGSHINGYVNIRLSSSYMLSKSWRLDSGIGLTHASNGAIKTPNLGLNMATLNLGVGYVFGNKNLEMCKDSVMPKIKKRWHPSVIGIVGFKELEQPLGNKYMAYGLSGNLYYSASYKNRFGTGVEFVYSNETRVKLERDSASTERIKDVLKIGVKAGYSFNIDRISIPIDFGYYVFQNDNLKEKFFHRLGVRYMVTKHVIANVTLYTHWAKADYFEWGLGYEF
- a CDS encoding DUF2807 domain-containing protein gives rise to the protein MRFLTFISVVFILFSSCKKENRCDCIKRTGPIITEIRTVPPFNRIFTEQDVDVFITEDVVSEVKVEAGENIAPLVETVVEDGILIIRNKNRCNWTRSYKKPLNVYIKTPGLKYIHSNGSGNIKSLNTISVDSFDVQIEGAGDIDLTVNNNKVISHIYGIGNLTLRGNTNEHACSIGGSSFLYASELNTGYTYLHTFTLGLSYIKASGLLIYRIDNKGDVYCYGNPASIQEAGRDGTGVLHIQ